The Dunckerocampus dactyliophorus isolate RoL2022-P2 chromosome 13, RoL_Ddac_1.1, whole genome shotgun sequence genome window below encodes:
- the tulp4b gene encoding tubby-related protein 4 isoform X1: protein MSSNYEQQHPGHSVGMLAAVEHGPILCSDSNILCLSWKGRVPKSEKDKPVCRRRYYEEGWLATGNGRGVVGVTFTSSHCRRDRSTPQRINFNLRGHNSEVVLVRWNEPFQKLATCDMEGGIFVWIQYEGRWSVELVNDRGAQVSDFTWSHDGTQALIAYRDGFVLVGSVSGQRHWSSEINLESQITCGIWTPDDQQVLFGTADGQVIVMDCHGRMLAHVLLHESDGIVGMSWNCPDFLVEDSTESDTDSDDNFLPLVRRVKPLLTVTFISGEISLMSNYDDLSPAVIRSGLKDVEAQWCSQGDLLAVAGMERHGLASDSACAAMTRNALVKFYNVQGEHIYTLETPAQRPITTICWGHRDSRLFLACGPALYVVRVEHRVASLQLLCQQGIASALREEKDVGKLNMPSLLCSYVTSAFIPTIKPPIPDPNNIRDFVSYPTTGNERLHCTMKRAEDSPEAGGPCYTLYLEYLGGLVPILKGRRISKLRPEFVIMDPKTDSKAEEVCVNPMISYADSCNCSDSSDIELSDEWVGKKSPKFSRGNRMNLDSRKSPKLSRTNQEGQRSPRLPTKKPPVRSPSLTRREFSMDGLTEHNYLAQVTSNIWGTKFKIVGLASFLPANLGAVIYKTSLLHLQPRQMTIYLPEVRKISHDFMSLPVFNPNVFSEDEDDLPVMGSSGVSGDNPPCTVNIPIAPIHSPAQAMSPTQSIGLVQSLLANQNIQLDVLTNPTANAAAAAAAAAAAASVPVSDHSQDPVAAPYPVPARYTTPGQVIFNGLDMGPLLPGTLPPPPPPHHLPPQPRSQQPRQPPSKQSQPSQAQHQPQKMHHHHTQLQQLHHQQPPHQQQHQVQQHQQMQQNPPQAASHQLQQQQQQQQIQQQQQQMQLQHEQMQQQQQQMQQQQQQIRQQIQEMRQQQQQLQQQHQQIQQQHQQMQRQHQQMQQQLKMQMTLPPPPSGYPTISLQQIHLLPPIPPPPTTDPGLDRDHGHMLKPSLPRTLPPSFSTRDGSVEIQVRKVNPPPPYPGTVASAAVAAAAAATAESTAQTLVTNCDSPNILAPEACLKKDDFLLQPVTLQYPTPLGYERITTFDSSGNVEEVCRPRRRLMRNQNAYAGHGSATLKVTSSESKKIHLPYSSATLSRLSVPRYSIPSGDPPPYPDPANQVAATLSPPQRMESSLIHATLRRDRRDVTLKVPPMMDSSRTLPTKAKLNSVLGVTYQQRVPTALYTCTQCSSNSSSTSVSVSGGGTSSSGIAGGTVVRQDFPPGKGAHHSTIIVHSKSASQSSYSLLGSVDSSRDRTVYVNSAFTEDETLSQHCHLDRSVRQMTLSDLAAKRPPPYQWDTTATDEFWLSPEQTMLTPPQGPHKPPSLIIGQAQHLDVSRLPFVLTTKPPSSPSTSTLTFPSGYQISLSPFPPGMGHSRPPLQTLQNPPSEVVLPVPFAQPDSNLVLSTGYSASLANLACCTLPPMYPGASSCAGLQLHPVNLHPWNPYPCPPPMQDPPAPPLPTKTHQVLEKPILSPPPPAAPPPPPPLPPPPPPTELPRSKCATGDLAESANSFPEQPSLNESPQESDRFNKKSRKRLDSRAEEANMSSVSEGRSRKEGRTLSDFNSLIASPRLGSREKKKPKGPREQLNRTKKMSRAANEFQDSSESEPELFISGDELMNQNQSSKKSWKNKRSLRMASELEEIKCRKANEREDRSLGSQGFVYVMANKQPLWNEATQVYQLDFGGRVTQESAKNFQIELDGRQVMQFGRIDGNAYILDFQYPFSAVQAFAVALANVTQRLK, encoded by the exons GTGAGCGACTTCACGTGGTCCCATGATGGCACTCAGGCGCTCATCGCCTACAGGGACGGATTCGTGCTGGTGGGCTCGGTCAGCGGGCAGCGCCACTGGTCCTCAGAGATAAACCTGGAGAGTCAGATCACCTGCGGCATCTGGACGCCCGATGACCAGCAG GTGCTGTTCGGTACCGCAGACGGTCAGGTGATCGTGATGGACTGTCACGGACGCATGCTGGCACACGTGCTGCTGCACGAGTCCGACGGCATCGTGGGGATGTCCTGGAACTGCCCGGACTTCCTGGTGGAGGACAGCACGGAGAGCGACACCGACTCTGACGACAACTTCCTGCCTTTAG TGCGGCGAGTCAAGCCGTTGCTGACAGTCACCTTCATATCGGGAGAAATCAGCCTAATGAGCAACTACGACGACCTTTCTCCAGCCGTCATTCGCTCAGGGTTGAAAG ACGTGGAGGCCCAGTGGTGCTCGCAGGGTGACCTCCTGGCCGTGGCCGGGATGGAGAGGCACGGGCTGGCCTCCGACTCGGCCTGCGCCGCCATGACCAGGAACGCCCTGGTTAAGTTCTACAACGTCCAAGGAGAACACATCTACACTTTGGAGACGCCTGCGCAG AGGCCCATCACGACTATCTGCTGGGGTCACCGTGACTCGCGCCTGTTCCTGGCGTGCGGGCCGGCGCTGTACGTGGTGCGCGTGGAGCACCGTGTGGCCAGCCTGCAGCTGCTCTGCCAGCAGGGCATCGCCAGCGCCCTGAGAGAGGAGAAGGACGTGGGCAAGCTGAACATGCCCTCGCTGCTGTGCTCTTACGTCACCAGTGCTTTCATCCCCACCATCAAG CCTCCTATTCCGGACCCCAACAATATCCGCGACTTTGTCAGCTATCCAACGACCGGGAACGAGCGTCTCCACTGCACCATGAAGCGGGCCGAAGACAGCCCCGAGGCGGGGGGCCCCTGCTACACCCTCTACTTGGAGTACTTGGGAGGACTGGTGCCCATCCTCAAAGGGAGGCGCATCAGTAAATTACGACCTGAGTTTGTCATCATGGACCCCAAAACTGACAGCAAAGCAG AGGAGGTGTGCGTGAACCCGATGATCTCGTACGCTGACAGCTGCAACTGCTCCGACTCCAGCGACATTGAGCTGAGCGACGAATgggtgggaaaaaaatcacccaAGTTCTCCCGGGGAAACAG AATGAACTTGGACTCAAGAAAATCTCCGAAACTTTCACGCACGAACCAGGAGGGCCAGCGGTCGCCACGTCTGCCGACAAAGAAGCCTCCCGTTCGTTCCCCGAGCCTGACACGCCGAGAGTTTTCTATGGATGGACTCACCGAG CACAACTACCTCGCACAGGTCACATCCAACATCTGGGGGACAAAGTTCAAAATTGTCGGACTTGCCTCGTTCCTTCCCGCCAATCTGGGTGCAG TCATCTACAAGACGAGTTTGCTTCATTTGCAACCGAGGCAGATGACGATTTACCTCCCAGAGGTCCGCAAGATATCACATGACTTCATGAGCCTGCCCGTCTTCAACCCCAACGTGTTCAGCGAGGACGAGGATGACTTACCAG TAATGGGCTCGTCTGGAGTGTCAGGAGACAATCCGCCGTGCACGGTCAACATTCCCATCGCGCCCATCCACAGCCCGGCTCAGGCTATGTCGCCCACTCAAAGCATCGGGCTCGTCCAGTCTCTTCTGGCTAATCAGAACATTCAGCTCGATGTCCTCACCAACCCGACGGCCAACGCGGCAGCGGCGGCGgctgcagcagctgcagcagcctCAGTTCCTGTTTCTGACCACAGCCAGGATCCAGTTGCTGCACCATACCCAGTTCCAGCCAGATACACAACACCTGGGCAAGTGATCTTCAACGGGTTGGACATGGGTCCACTTCTTCCTGGTACACTGCCTCCACCACCTCCACCTCACCATCTCCCGCCGCAGCCCCGGTCTCAGCAGCCTCGGCAACCGCCATCCAAGCAGTCGCAACCGTCGCAAGCCCAGCATCAGCCTCAGAAGATGCACCATCACCACACACAGCTTCAACAGCTGCACCACCAGCAGCCTCCgcatcagcagcagcaccaaGTCCAGCAGCATCAACAGATGCAGCAAAATCCACCACAGGCGGCAAGCCACCAGctccagcagcaacagcagcagcagcaaatccagcagcagcagcagcagatgcaGCTGCAGCACGAGCAGatgcagcaacagcaacagcagatgcaacagcagcagcagcaaatccGCCAGCAGATCCAGGAGatgaggcagcagcagcagcagcttcagcagcagcaccagcagatccagcagcagcaccagcaaatGCAGAGGCAGCACCAGCAGATGCAGCAGCAGCTGAAGATGCAGATGACGCTACCGCCGCCCCCATCCGGCTACCCGACCATTTCTCTACAGCAGATTCATCTCCTTCCTCCGATTCCCCCTCCTCCCACCACAGATCCAGGACTGGATCGAGATCACGGGCACATGCTGAAGCCGAGCCTGCCTCGGACCTTACCCCCTTCCTTCAGTACCAGAGATGGATCTGTGGAGATCCAAGTGAGAAAGGTGAACCCACCTCCTCCATACCCAGGCACCGTAGCGTCTGCTGCTGTGGCGGCGGCAGCGGCGGCCACAGCGGAGTCGACTGCCCAAACGCTTGTCACAAACTGTGACAGCCCAAACATTTTGGCGCCTGAGGCCTGTCTGAAGAAAGACGACTTTCTTCTTCAGCCTGTAACCTTACAGTACCCGACACCTCTGGGTTATGAAAGGATCACCACCTTTGACAGCAGCGGAAATGTGGAGGAGGTTTGTCGTCCTCGAAGGCGCCTCATGCGTAACCAAAATGCCTACGCGGGTCATGGCTCGGCCACATTGAAGGTCACCTCTTCTGAGAGTAAAAAGATTCACCTTCCCTACAGCTCAGCAACACTTAGCCGTCTTTCAGTACCTCGGTACTCAATACCAAGTGGAGACCCGCCCCCTTATCCAGATCCGGCCAATCAGGTAGCTGCCACGCTGTCTCCTCCCCAGAGAATGGAAAGCAGCCTGATCCACGCCACTCTTCGCCGTGACCGTAGGGATGTGACGCTCAAAGTTCCCCCAATGATGGACAGTTCGCGGACCCTTCCCACCAAAGCAAAGCTGAACAGTGTGTTAGGTGTAACataccagcagagggtgccCACGGCGctgtacacatgcacacagtgtagcagcaacagcagcagcaccagtgTCAGTGTGAGTGGCGGTGGGACGTCGAGTAGTGGCATCGCAGGCGGCACGGTGGTGAGGCAAGACTTCCCTCCTGGTAAAGGCGCACACCACAGTACCATTATAGTGCACTCCAAAAGTGCCTCCCAGTCGTCTTACAGTCTGCTGGGTTCTGTTGATAGCAGCCGGGATCGAACCGTGTACGTTAACTCCGCCTTCACCGAGGATGAGACTTTAAGTCAGCACTGTCACCTCGACAGATCGGTCCGGCAGATGACCCTCAGTGATTTGGCAGCTAAACGCCCCCCACCTTACCAGTGGGACACCACGGCCACAGATGAGTTCTGGCTATCTCCAGAACAAACCATGTTGACTCCCCCACAAGGACCTCATAAACCCCCCTCTCTCATCATTGGCCAGGCGCAGCACTTGGATGTGAGTCGACTTCCTTTCGTCCTTACGACCAAACCTCCATCCAGTCCCAGCACGAGCACTCTGACGTTCCCGTCAGGCTACCAAATATCACTCTCTCCCTTCCCTCCAGGTATGGGCCACAGTAGACCCCCACTTCAGACCTTACAGAACCCTCCGAGCGAAGTGGTTCTTCCCGTCCCATTCGCTCAGCCGGACTCCAATTTGGTTTTGTCAACAGGCTACTCCGCAAGCTTGGCTAACTTGGCGTGCTGCACCCTTCCCCCGATGTACCCAGGAGCCAGCTCCTGTGCTGGACTTCAGCTGCACCCTGTCAACCTGCACCCCTGGAACCCGTACCCCTGCCCGCCCCCCATGCAAGACCCTCCTGCGCCTCCCCTCCCGACCAAAACTCATCAGGTATTAGAGAAGCCTATTCTCTCTCCACCCCCTCCAGCTGCACCACCTCCGCCACCACCTCTGCCTCCCCCGCCACCACCCACAGAGCTACCCCGCTCTAAATGTGCCACAGGAGATCTAGCAGAGTCTGCTAACAGCTTTCCAGAGCAGCCGTCCTTAAATGAAAGCCCGCAGGAGTCGGACCGCTTTAACAAAAAAAGCCGAAAAAGACTGGACAGTCGAGCTGAGGAGGCCAACATGTCCTCGGTTTCTGAGGGCAGGTCCAGAAAGGAAGGTCGCACACTTTCAGATTTCAACTCTCTGATTGCCAGCCCACGGCTTGGCAGcagagagaagaagaagcctAAGGGCCCCAGAGAGCAGCTCAACAGAACCAAGAAGATGAGCAGGGCAGCCAACGAGTTCCAGGACAGCTCGGAGAGCGAGCCGGAGCTCTTCATCAGCGGCGACGAGCTCATGAACCAGAACCAAAGCAGCAAGAAGAGCTGGAAGAACAAGCGGAGCCTGCGGATGGCCAGCGAGCTGGAAGAGATCAAGTGCCGCAAGGCCAACGAACGCGAGGACCGCAGTTTGGGCAGCCAAGGCTTTGTTTACGTCATGGCCAACAAGCAGCCACTGTGGAACGAAGCCACCCAGGTCTACCAACTGGACTTTGGAGGACGCGTCACGCAGGAGTCTGCAAAGAATTTCCAGATAGAGCTGGACGGTCGACAG GTCATGCAATTCGGACGGATCGACGGCAACGCCTACATTCTGGATTTCCAGTATCCCTTCTCAGCGGTGCAGGCGTTTGCTGTTGCCTTGGCCAACGTGACTCAGCGGCTAAAGTGA
- the tulp4b gene encoding tubby-related protein 4 isoform X2, whose amino-acid sequence MSSNYEQHPGHSVGMLAAVEHGPILCSDSNILCLSWKGRVPKSEKDKPVCRRRYYEEGWLATGNGRGVVGVTFTSSHCRRDRSTPQRINFNLRGHNSEVVLVRWNEPFQKLATCDMEGGIFVWIQYEGRWSVELVNDRGAQVSDFTWSHDGTQALIAYRDGFVLVGSVSGQRHWSSEINLESQITCGIWTPDDQQVLFGTADGQVIVMDCHGRMLAHVLLHESDGIVGMSWNCPDFLVEDSTESDTDSDDNFLPLVRRVKPLLTVTFISGEISLMSNYDDLSPAVIRSGLKDVEAQWCSQGDLLAVAGMERHGLASDSACAAMTRNALVKFYNVQGEHIYTLETPAQRPITTICWGHRDSRLFLACGPALYVVRVEHRVASLQLLCQQGIASALREEKDVGKLNMPSLLCSYVTSAFIPTIKPPIPDPNNIRDFVSYPTTGNERLHCTMKRAEDSPEAGGPCYTLYLEYLGGLVPILKGRRISKLRPEFVIMDPKTDSKAEEVCVNPMISYADSCNCSDSSDIELSDEWVGKKSPKFSRGNRMNLDSRKSPKLSRTNQEGQRSPRLPTKKPPVRSPSLTRREFSMDGLTEHNYLAQVTSNIWGTKFKIVGLASFLPANLGAVIYKTSLLHLQPRQMTIYLPEVRKISHDFMSLPVFNPNVFSEDEDDLPVMGSSGVSGDNPPCTVNIPIAPIHSPAQAMSPTQSIGLVQSLLANQNIQLDVLTNPTANAAAAAAAAAAAASVPVSDHSQDPVAAPYPVPARYTTPGQVIFNGLDMGPLLPGTLPPPPPPHHLPPQPRSQQPRQPPSKQSQPSQAQHQPQKMHHHHTQLQQLHHQQPPHQQQHQVQQHQQMQQNPPQAASHQLQQQQQQQQIQQQQQQMQLQHEQMQQQQQQMQQQQQQIRQQIQEMRQQQQQLQQQHQQIQQQHQQMQRQHQQMQQQLKMQMTLPPPPSGYPTISLQQIHLLPPIPPPPTTDPGLDRDHGHMLKPSLPRTLPPSFSTRDGSVEIQVRKVNPPPPYPGTVASAAVAAAAAATAESTAQTLVTNCDSPNILAPEACLKKDDFLLQPVTLQYPTPLGYERITTFDSSGNVEEVCRPRRRLMRNQNAYAGHGSATLKVTSSESKKIHLPYSSATLSRLSVPRYSIPSGDPPPYPDPANQVAATLSPPQRMESSLIHATLRRDRRDVTLKVPPMMDSSRTLPTKAKLNSVLGVTYQQRVPTALYTCTQCSSNSSSTSVSVSGGGTSSSGIAGGTVVRQDFPPGKGAHHSTIIVHSKSASQSSYSLLGSVDSSRDRTVYVNSAFTEDETLSQHCHLDRSVRQMTLSDLAAKRPPPYQWDTTATDEFWLSPEQTMLTPPQGPHKPPSLIIGQAQHLDVSRLPFVLTTKPPSSPSTSTLTFPSGYQISLSPFPPGMGHSRPPLQTLQNPPSEVVLPVPFAQPDSNLVLSTGYSASLANLACCTLPPMYPGASSCAGLQLHPVNLHPWNPYPCPPPMQDPPAPPLPTKTHQVLEKPILSPPPPAAPPPPPPLPPPPPPTELPRSKCATGDLAESANSFPEQPSLNESPQESDRFNKKSRKRLDSRAEEANMSSVSEGRSRKEGRTLSDFNSLIASPRLGSREKKKPKGPREQLNRTKKMSRAANEFQDSSESEPELFISGDELMNQNQSSKKSWKNKRSLRMASELEEIKCRKANEREDRSLGSQGFVYVMANKQPLWNEATQVYQLDFGGRVTQESAKNFQIELDGRQVMQFGRIDGNAYILDFQYPFSAVQAFAVALANVTQRLK is encoded by the exons GTGAGCGACTTCACGTGGTCCCATGATGGCACTCAGGCGCTCATCGCCTACAGGGACGGATTCGTGCTGGTGGGCTCGGTCAGCGGGCAGCGCCACTGGTCCTCAGAGATAAACCTGGAGAGTCAGATCACCTGCGGCATCTGGACGCCCGATGACCAGCAG GTGCTGTTCGGTACCGCAGACGGTCAGGTGATCGTGATGGACTGTCACGGACGCATGCTGGCACACGTGCTGCTGCACGAGTCCGACGGCATCGTGGGGATGTCCTGGAACTGCCCGGACTTCCTGGTGGAGGACAGCACGGAGAGCGACACCGACTCTGACGACAACTTCCTGCCTTTAG TGCGGCGAGTCAAGCCGTTGCTGACAGTCACCTTCATATCGGGAGAAATCAGCCTAATGAGCAACTACGACGACCTTTCTCCAGCCGTCATTCGCTCAGGGTTGAAAG ACGTGGAGGCCCAGTGGTGCTCGCAGGGTGACCTCCTGGCCGTGGCCGGGATGGAGAGGCACGGGCTGGCCTCCGACTCGGCCTGCGCCGCCATGACCAGGAACGCCCTGGTTAAGTTCTACAACGTCCAAGGAGAACACATCTACACTTTGGAGACGCCTGCGCAG AGGCCCATCACGACTATCTGCTGGGGTCACCGTGACTCGCGCCTGTTCCTGGCGTGCGGGCCGGCGCTGTACGTGGTGCGCGTGGAGCACCGTGTGGCCAGCCTGCAGCTGCTCTGCCAGCAGGGCATCGCCAGCGCCCTGAGAGAGGAGAAGGACGTGGGCAAGCTGAACATGCCCTCGCTGCTGTGCTCTTACGTCACCAGTGCTTTCATCCCCACCATCAAG CCTCCTATTCCGGACCCCAACAATATCCGCGACTTTGTCAGCTATCCAACGACCGGGAACGAGCGTCTCCACTGCACCATGAAGCGGGCCGAAGACAGCCCCGAGGCGGGGGGCCCCTGCTACACCCTCTACTTGGAGTACTTGGGAGGACTGGTGCCCATCCTCAAAGGGAGGCGCATCAGTAAATTACGACCTGAGTTTGTCATCATGGACCCCAAAACTGACAGCAAAGCAG AGGAGGTGTGCGTGAACCCGATGATCTCGTACGCTGACAGCTGCAACTGCTCCGACTCCAGCGACATTGAGCTGAGCGACGAATgggtgggaaaaaaatcacccaAGTTCTCCCGGGGAAACAG AATGAACTTGGACTCAAGAAAATCTCCGAAACTTTCACGCACGAACCAGGAGGGCCAGCGGTCGCCACGTCTGCCGACAAAGAAGCCTCCCGTTCGTTCCCCGAGCCTGACACGCCGAGAGTTTTCTATGGATGGACTCACCGAG CACAACTACCTCGCACAGGTCACATCCAACATCTGGGGGACAAAGTTCAAAATTGTCGGACTTGCCTCGTTCCTTCCCGCCAATCTGGGTGCAG TCATCTACAAGACGAGTTTGCTTCATTTGCAACCGAGGCAGATGACGATTTACCTCCCAGAGGTCCGCAAGATATCACATGACTTCATGAGCCTGCCCGTCTTCAACCCCAACGTGTTCAGCGAGGACGAGGATGACTTACCAG TAATGGGCTCGTCTGGAGTGTCAGGAGACAATCCGCCGTGCACGGTCAACATTCCCATCGCGCCCATCCACAGCCCGGCTCAGGCTATGTCGCCCACTCAAAGCATCGGGCTCGTCCAGTCTCTTCTGGCTAATCAGAACATTCAGCTCGATGTCCTCACCAACCCGACGGCCAACGCGGCAGCGGCGGCGgctgcagcagctgcagcagcctCAGTTCCTGTTTCTGACCACAGCCAGGATCCAGTTGCTGCACCATACCCAGTTCCAGCCAGATACACAACACCTGGGCAAGTGATCTTCAACGGGTTGGACATGGGTCCACTTCTTCCTGGTACACTGCCTCCACCACCTCCACCTCACCATCTCCCGCCGCAGCCCCGGTCTCAGCAGCCTCGGCAACCGCCATCCAAGCAGTCGCAACCGTCGCAAGCCCAGCATCAGCCTCAGAAGATGCACCATCACCACACACAGCTTCAACAGCTGCACCACCAGCAGCCTCCgcatcagcagcagcaccaaGTCCAGCAGCATCAACAGATGCAGCAAAATCCACCACAGGCGGCAAGCCACCAGctccagcagcaacagcagcagcagcaaatccagcagcagcagcagcagatgcaGCTGCAGCACGAGCAGatgcagcaacagcaacagcagatgcaacagcagcagcagcaaatccGCCAGCAGATCCAGGAGatgaggcagcagcagcagcagcttcagcagcagcaccagcagatccagcagcagcaccagcaaatGCAGAGGCAGCACCAGCAGATGCAGCAGCAGCTGAAGATGCAGATGACGCTACCGCCGCCCCCATCCGGCTACCCGACCATTTCTCTACAGCAGATTCATCTCCTTCCTCCGATTCCCCCTCCTCCCACCACAGATCCAGGACTGGATCGAGATCACGGGCACATGCTGAAGCCGAGCCTGCCTCGGACCTTACCCCCTTCCTTCAGTACCAGAGATGGATCTGTGGAGATCCAAGTGAGAAAGGTGAACCCACCTCCTCCATACCCAGGCACCGTAGCGTCTGCTGCTGTGGCGGCGGCAGCGGCGGCCACAGCGGAGTCGACTGCCCAAACGCTTGTCACAAACTGTGACAGCCCAAACATTTTGGCGCCTGAGGCCTGTCTGAAGAAAGACGACTTTCTTCTTCAGCCTGTAACCTTACAGTACCCGACACCTCTGGGTTATGAAAGGATCACCACCTTTGACAGCAGCGGAAATGTGGAGGAGGTTTGTCGTCCTCGAAGGCGCCTCATGCGTAACCAAAATGCCTACGCGGGTCATGGCTCGGCCACATTGAAGGTCACCTCTTCTGAGAGTAAAAAGATTCACCTTCCCTACAGCTCAGCAACACTTAGCCGTCTTTCAGTACCTCGGTACTCAATACCAAGTGGAGACCCGCCCCCTTATCCAGATCCGGCCAATCAGGTAGCTGCCACGCTGTCTCCTCCCCAGAGAATGGAAAGCAGCCTGATCCACGCCACTCTTCGCCGTGACCGTAGGGATGTGACGCTCAAAGTTCCCCCAATGATGGACAGTTCGCGGACCCTTCCCACCAAAGCAAAGCTGAACAGTGTGTTAGGTGTAACataccagcagagggtgccCACGGCGctgtacacatgcacacagtgtagcagcaacagcagcagcaccagtgTCAGTGTGAGTGGCGGTGGGACGTCGAGTAGTGGCATCGCAGGCGGCACGGTGGTGAGGCAAGACTTCCCTCCTGGTAAAGGCGCACACCACAGTACCATTATAGTGCACTCCAAAAGTGCCTCCCAGTCGTCTTACAGTCTGCTGGGTTCTGTTGATAGCAGCCGGGATCGAACCGTGTACGTTAACTCCGCCTTCACCGAGGATGAGACTTTAAGTCAGCACTGTCACCTCGACAGATCGGTCCGGCAGATGACCCTCAGTGATTTGGCAGCTAAACGCCCCCCACCTTACCAGTGGGACACCACGGCCACAGATGAGTTCTGGCTATCTCCAGAACAAACCATGTTGACTCCCCCACAAGGACCTCATAAACCCCCCTCTCTCATCATTGGCCAGGCGCAGCACTTGGATGTGAGTCGACTTCCTTTCGTCCTTACGACCAAACCTCCATCCAGTCCCAGCACGAGCACTCTGACGTTCCCGTCAGGCTACCAAATATCACTCTCTCCCTTCCCTCCAGGTATGGGCCACAGTAGACCCCCACTTCAGACCTTACAGAACCCTCCGAGCGAAGTGGTTCTTCCCGTCCCATTCGCTCAGCCGGACTCCAATTTGGTTTTGTCAACAGGCTACTCCGCAAGCTTGGCTAACTTGGCGTGCTGCACCCTTCCCCCGATGTACCCAGGAGCCAGCTCCTGTGCTGGACTTCAGCTGCACCCTGTCAACCTGCACCCCTGGAACCCGTACCCCTGCCCGCCCCCCATGCAAGACCCTCCTGCGCCTCCCCTCCCGACCAAAACTCATCAGGTATTAGAGAAGCCTATTCTCTCTCCACCCCCTCCAGCTGCACCACCTCCGCCACCACCTCTGCCTCCCCCGCCACCACCCACAGAGCTACCCCGCTCTAAATGTGCCACAGGAGATCTAGCAGAGTCTGCTAACAGCTTTCCAGAGCAGCCGTCCTTAAATGAAAGCCCGCAGGAGTCGGACCGCTTTAACAAAAAAAGCCGAAAAAGACTGGACAGTCGAGCTGAGGAGGCCAACATGTCCTCGGTTTCTGAGGGCAGGTCCAGAAAGGAAGGTCGCACACTTTCAGATTTCAACTCTCTGATTGCCAGCCCACGGCTTGGCAGcagagagaagaagaagcctAAGGGCCCCAGAGAGCAGCTCAACAGAACCAAGAAGATGAGCAGGGCAGCCAACGAGTTCCAGGACAGCTCGGAGAGCGAGCCGGAGCTCTTCATCAGCGGCGACGAGCTCATGAACCAGAACCAAAGCAGCAAGAAGAGCTGGAAGAACAAGCGGAGCCTGCGGATGGCCAGCGAGCTGGAAGAGATCAAGTGCCGCAAGGCCAACGAACGCGAGGACCGCAGTTTGGGCAGCCAAGGCTTTGTTTACGTCATGGCCAACAAGCAGCCACTGTGGAACGAAGCCACCCAGGTCTACCAACTGGACTTTGGAGGACGCGTCACGCAGGAGTCTGCAAAGAATTTCCAGATAGAGCTGGACGGTCGACAG GTCATGCAATTCGGACGGATCGACGGCAACGCCTACATTCTGGATTTCCAGTATCCCTTCTCAGCGGTGCAGGCGTTTGCTGTTGCCTTGGCCAACGTGACTCAGCGGCTAAAGTGA